In a single window of the Zea mays cultivar B73 chromosome 5, Zm-B73-REFERENCE-NAM-5.0, whole genome shotgun sequence genome:
- the LOC103628228 gene encoding uncharacterized protein has protein sequence MDKKQQILVYTAASHMLLSMMAMVIQSRKRKRCESVETITYAPIEGRDRMRIEYLNNKIWKNDVTCVSMLRLNRASFFRFCKLFRDRGLLQDTIHLCVEQQVAMFLNTVGHNIRNRLVGTNFDRSGETVSRYFNKVLHAIGELRKEFIRPPSTSTPAKIAGNPRWDPYFKDCIGAIDGTHVRASVPKHMEASFRGRKSYATQNVMAAVDFNLRFTFVLAGWEGTAHDALVLRDALERDNGLRVPEGKFYLVDAGYGAKPGFMPPFRGVRYHLNEWGNNPVQNEKELFNHRHSSLRVSVERAFGSLKRRFKILDDATPFFPFSTQVEVVVACCIIHNWVIQDGGDDFIIPESEELPTINHQTSSHGQAIEHGIMETSGAKAGGGLCQWTPTQSTFVLTFLSNIVADGTKTSTGFKKVHLNACAKALNDHFKIIRTGDQVANHLKTWKKKYIRINYLKNLSAALWDENEFIVSLDHEHYKEHMADPKNKADDEYLNKHLSYYGFLATIFGNSVATGQYAKSSNDPLGNDGVNNGADGNAESGGMNHGIDKSVVNDDASSSAKPAKRAKTIDDSRRKTDCLVEAFDRGSERLAKAIEKASNALSDGLFEAVDSLPGFQLNHKSRYYQYLVRHPNDAHAFINLPFDWKLSWFSNFVGENF, from the exons ATGGATAAGAAGCAACAAATTTTAGTTTACACAGCTGCATCCCATATGTTGCTTTCAATGATGGCCATGGTTATTCAATCTAGAAAAAGAAAGCGTTGTGAATCTGTAGAAACAATTACATATGCTCCAATTGAGGGGAGAGATAGAATGAGAATTGAATATCTTAATAATAAGATATGGAAAAATGATGTAACTTGTGTTAGTATGCTTAGACTCAATAGAGCATCCTTCTTCCGATTTTGTAAATTATTTAGGGATCGTGGCCTTTTGCAAGACACCATACATTTATGTGTTGAGCAGCAGGTTGCGATGTTTTTAAATACTGTGGGCCACAATATTAGGAATAGGTTAGTTGGCACCAATTTTGATAGGTCCGGTGAAACTGTTAGTCGCTATTTCAACAAAGTACTTCACGCTATTGGAGAGCTACGAAAGGAGTTTATTAGGCCACCATCTACATCAACTCCAGCTAAAATTGCAGGGAACCCAAGATGGGATCCTTACTTTAAG GATTGTATTGGTGCAATAGATGGCACACATGTGCGAGCATCTGTTCCTAAACACATGGAGGCTTCCTTTCGTGGTAGAAAGAGTTATGCTACTCAAAATGTCATGGCAGCAGTAGATTTTAATCTTCGATTCACATTTGTCTTGGCCGGTTGGGAGGGGACAGCTCATGATGCACTAGTGTTACGTGATGCGTTAGAAAGAGACAATGGTCTTCGTGTGCCTGAAG GCAAGTTCTACTTAGTCGATGCCGGATATGGAGCCAAACCTGGATTTATGCCCCCTTTTCGTGGAGTACGATACCACTTGAACGAGTGGGGAAATAATCCCgtgcaaaatgagaaagaattATTCAATCATAGACATTCATCTCTAAGAGTTTCAGTAGAGCGGGCATTTGGTTCATTGAAGAGAAGATTTAAAATTCTTGATGATGCTACACCATTCTTCCCCTTCTCTACACAAGTAGAAGTTGTGGTTGCTTGTTGTATTATTCACAATTGGGTTATACAAGATGGAGGTGACGACTTTATCATTCCTGAGAGTGAAGAATTACCTACCATTAATCATCAAACATCTTCACATGGACAAGCAATAGAACATGGCATTATG GAGACAAGTGGTGCAAAAGCTGGTGGTGGACTATGTCAATGGACACCAACTCAATCCACATTTGTTCTCACCTTTCTTAGCAACATTGTTGCTGATGGCACTAAAACCTCCACTGGCTTCAAGAAAGTTCATCTCAATGCTTGTGCTAAGGCTCTCAACGACCATTTTAAGATCATAAGGACAGGCGATCAAGTTGCTAATCACTTGAAGACATGGAAGAAGAAGTACATTAGGATCAACTACCTTAAGAATTTGAGTGCTGCTCTTTGGGATGAAAATGAATTCATTGTTTCTCTTGATCACGAGCACTACAAAGAACATATGGCG GACCCAAAAAACAAGGCTGATGATGAATATTTGAACAAGCATCTTTCATACTATGGTTTTCTAGCTACAATCTTTGGCAATAGTGTTGCTACCGGTCAGTATGCAAAGAGCTCTAATGACCCACTTGGGAATGATGGGGTGAACAATGGTGCTGATGGCAATGCAGAAAGTGGGGGGATGAATCATGGGATTGATAAAAGTGTTGTCAATGATGATGCATCTTCATCAGCTAAACCAGCTAAGAGAGCTAAGACTATTGATGATAGCAGAAGAAAGACTGATTGCTTGGTTGAAGCATTTGATCGTGGTAGCGAAAGGCTAGCAAAGGCAATTGAGAAAGCAAGCAATGCTTTGTCAGATGGTTTGTTTGAAGCGGTGGACAGTCTCCCAGGTTTTCAGCTTAACCACAAGTCTCGATACTATCAGTACTTGGTTAGGCATCCTAATGATGCTCATGCTTTCATTAATCTACCATTCGATTGGAAGTTATCGTGGTTTTCAAATTTCGTTGGTGAGAATTTTTAG